A single genomic interval of Acidisarcina sp. harbors:
- a CDS encoding ThiF family adenylyltransferase produces the protein MMSGGFMTNDRTFDRIEALFDVRLFSGVKVFIAGCGSGGASVALQLVMSGIRNFTLLDRDILEPENVIRHVCGRRYLGWKKTEAVADVLRDRNPNIDIKTIDDDLMSYPDLVSEMLKCDVVVLATDNEPSRYKLNEICVQNDIPFVVGRVFTRGIGGEVFAYRPGQGGCLACLESFLQRTTFREGIKEIDLVSEEEHEKVYGMEIEEIKDSPGLAVDISFITAFHARFVLDAIARKLAERPKFLTLLKENYIVWGNRPVHPFNKDFQLQRIELPQQESCAVCAGRIADHVHV, from the coding sequence ATGATGAGCGGAGGCTTCATGACTAACGACAGAACATTCGACAGAATTGAAGCGTTGTTCGATGTACGGCTCTTCTCCGGCGTGAAGGTATTCATCGCCGGATGCGGCTCCGGCGGTGCCAGCGTGGCGTTGCAGCTTGTCATGTCAGGCATCCGTAATTTCACCTTGTTGGATCGGGACATTCTGGAACCTGAGAATGTGATCCGTCACGTCTGCGGAAGGAGATATCTCGGCTGGAAGAAGACGGAGGCCGTTGCAGATGTGCTCCGTGATCGCAACCCCAACATCGACATCAAGACCATTGATGACGATCTCATGAGTTATCCGGATCTTGTTTCGGAAATGCTCAAGTGCGATGTCGTCGTTTTGGCAACTGACAACGAACCGTCCCGGTACAAGCTCAACGAAATCTGCGTGCAGAACGATATACCGTTCGTGGTTGGCAGGGTATTTACGCGTGGCATCGGTGGCGAGGTCTTCGCTTATAGGCCGGGGCAGGGAGGGTGCCTTGCGTGTCTTGAGTCCTTCCTGCAGCGAACGACTTTCCGCGAGGGCATCAAGGAGATTGACCTGGTGTCCGAGGAAGAGCACGAGAAGGTCTACGGAATGGAGATCGAAGAGATTAAAGACTCGCCTGGTCTCGCCGTGGACATTTCTTTCATCACGGCATTTCACGCCCGGTTTGTTCTGGACGCCATCGCCAGAAAACTCGCCGAGCGACCGAAGTTCCTTACTCTGCTCAAAGAGAACTACATAGTTTGGGGCAACCGCCCTGTTCACCCATTCAACAAAGACTTTCAACTCCAGCGAATAGAACTGCCTCAGCAAGAGTCGTGCGCCGTATGCGCGGGGAGGATCGCCGACCATGTCCATGTTTAG
- a CDS encoding type II toxin-antitoxin system Phd/YefM family antitoxin, producing the protein MKIDFKTLPMMELRSSPGEVLDRVARDGEVFVVERNGQPKACLVPVSFLLPDVSPDRINEELTKLGEKKEEFKLTINDQKELEINFHEVVAGESLVMSIVLPHGYPDSAPRLYIAPVPAETPHQWPDGSLSIFGATATWNAKRHDVIYALGLTRLWLKQYAKWRRTGEWNDERRLHD; encoded by the coding sequence TTGAAGATTGATTTCAAAACACTACCGATGATGGAGCTGCGGAGTTCTCCTGGCGAAGTGCTGGACCGCGTGGCGCGGGACGGTGAAGTGTTTGTCGTTGAACGAAACGGTCAGCCGAAGGCTTGCCTCGTCCCTGTCTCTTTCCTCTTGCCAGACGTTTCGCCAGATCGCATCAACGAAGAACTAACCAAGCTCGGCGAGAAAAAGGAGGAATTCAAGCTCACGATCAACGATCAGAAGGAATTGGAGATCAATTTCCACGAAGTTGTCGCCGGCGAGAGCCTTGTGATGAGTATTGTGCTGCCTCACGGGTATCCGGATTCGGCTCCTCGGCTCTACATCGCTCCAGTTCCCGCTGAGACGCCGCATCAATGGCCTGACGGCTCCTTATCCATTTTTGGCGCGACAGCAACCTGGAATGCAAAACGGCACGATGTGATTTATGCCCTTGGACTCACCCGGCTGTGGCTTAAGCAATACGCCAAGTGGCGGAGGACGGGGGAGTGGAATGATGAGCGGAGGCTTCATGACTAA
- a CDS encoding ArdC family protein, which yields MPYTNSSTTTAPHSENAALRSQSPYQQRTTQRDNPTQQLIKQAVDYLMQQLEAGHSETLAAYLSAMARFHSYSFGNILAIARQRPTATRVAGYGAWKELGRFVKKGEKGIQILAPMVGYRRRRDDADRNQAQDDNTKPAPALIGFRAVYVFDVAQTEGADLPEFDHNITGEVGEHRDRLIAFLDSQNIALDYNENIAPALGVSYGGKIAILPGQSKAEEFVTLVHELAHELLHKTERRTMTTATVRETEAEAVAFIVGQAIGLEMGKASSDYIQMYAGNAALLAESLEVVQRTSAVILGAVTVEASGTQDAPTEFSQTEAIAEPASEPKRARRSRQQTEVIAEVA from the coding sequence ATGCCTTACACCAACAGCAGCACCACCACCGCGCCGCACAGTGAAAATGCGGCGCTGCGCAGCCAGTCCCCCTATCAGCAGCGCACCACGCAGCGCGACAACCCCACGCAGCAACTCATCAAGCAGGCCGTGGACTACCTCATGCAGCAGCTTGAGGCCGGACACAGCGAAACCCTTGCAGCTTATCTCAGCGCAATGGCCCGCTTCCATTCGTACAGCTTCGGAAACATTCTCGCCATCGCCAGACAGCGCCCGACAGCTACGCGCGTAGCAGGGTACGGCGCATGGAAGGAGCTAGGCCGGTTCGTCAAGAAGGGTGAGAAAGGTATCCAGATTCTCGCCCCGATGGTTGGCTACCGGCGCAGGAGGGACGACGCCGACCGGAACCAAGCGCAGGACGACAACACCAAGCCCGCGCCCGCGCTGATTGGCTTTCGCGCAGTGTACGTCTTCGATGTGGCGCAGACCGAAGGCGCGGACCTGCCGGAGTTCGACCACAATATCACCGGCGAAGTGGGCGAGCACCGGGACCGGCTCATTGCGTTTCTCGATTCGCAGAACATCGCGCTCGACTACAACGAGAACATCGCGCCCGCTCTCGGCGTCAGCTATGGCGGAAAGATTGCCATTCTGCCGGGCCAGTCGAAGGCCGAAGAGTTCGTGACTTTGGTCCATGAGTTAGCGCACGAGCTTTTGCACAAGACTGAGCGGCGCACCATGACCACCGCCACCGTGCGCGAGACGGAAGCCGAAGCCGTTGCTTTCATCGTGGGCCAGGCTATCGGCCTTGAGATGGGCAAGGCGTCAAGCGATTACATCCAGATGTACGCGGGCAATGCGGCGCTCTTGGCCGAAAGCCTTGAAGTCGTGCAGCGGACCTCTGCTGTCATTCTCGGCGCAGTTACCGTGGAGGCATCCGGTACGCAGGATGCACCCACGGAGTTTTCGCAAACGGAGGCAATAGCGGAGCCAGCGTCCGAACCCAAGCGGGCGCGGCGCTCCCGCCAGCAAACCGAAGTCATTGCGGAGGTGGCGTAA
- a CDS encoding ParB/RepB/Spo0J family partition protein, with product METTVINATEYRDVPLSQLNESKSNPRHAFDDAALKELTASIRSQGVLSPLLVRPLTENGFEIVAGARRYRAAQMAELVTVPVRIVNLSDAEALAAQLVENLIRAEIHPMEEAEGFARLLALEEPKYSIEQIAARVGKQPSFVASRLKLVDLVPAAVDAFYANEIGVGHALLLAKLPANEQPQALSACFKEVYNGTQKPARVLLPVRNLQFWIESNVLLVLKDAPFDKRDAQLVLTAGSCADCRKRTGHNKLLFGDDLGRQGDRCTDPGCYNAKLAAHVAKTVAAKPQLVQISTAYGGQKEGSPVLPRNKYTAIRDDKPESKDEAKRPEFKVCKFTADAIITEGSGVGTIQKVCANPACPVHHPKKQTSAGGGSDAQWKAEQEKRRREEAIANATGLRVLSAISAAVPVRLMKRDLLFVAERLVNLLDENRASILAKQHGIKKAKDNDSIGKLFAAFLRRADEGTLGRAMVEAVILLTASRGNAAHVLREAAEVYKVDVAAITATVKQEFAAKEKAKTAKKAAPKPPAKAPAKTAKRAAA from the coding sequence ATGGAAACGACAGTTATCAATGCCACCGAGTACCGCGACGTTCCGCTGTCGCAACTCAACGAATCGAAGAGCAATCCGCGCCACGCCTTTGACGATGCGGCCCTGAAAGAACTGACCGCCAGCATTCGTAGCCAGGGCGTGTTGTCACCCTTGCTCGTTCGCCCACTCACCGAAAACGGCTTCGAGATCGTAGCGGGTGCGCGGCGTTACCGCGCCGCGCAAATGGCCGAACTTGTTACTGTGCCAGTGCGGATTGTCAACCTCTCCGATGCCGAAGCCTTGGCCGCACAATTGGTTGAGAATTTAATTCGCGCTGAAATTCACCCGATGGAAGAGGCCGAAGGGTTCGCCCGGCTTCTAGCGTTGGAGGAACCGAAATACTCCATCGAACAGATAGCCGCCCGTGTGGGCAAACAACCGTCTTTCGTGGCTTCGAGGTTGAAATTGGTTGACCTTGTTCCCGCAGCGGTCGATGCCTTCTATGCCAACGAAATCGGCGTGGGCCACGCGCTGTTACTTGCGAAATTGCCAGCCAATGAACAACCGCAGGCACTTTCGGCTTGCTTCAAGGAAGTCTACAACGGCACGCAGAAACCGGCTCGGGTTCTTCTGCCTGTGCGCAACCTGCAATTCTGGATTGAGTCGAACGTATTGCTTGTTTTGAAAGACGCGCCCTTTGACAAGCGCGATGCGCAGCTTGTGCTCACGGCGGGCAGTTGCGCCGATTGCCGGAAGCGCACCGGACACAACAAACTCCTGTTTGGCGATGACCTCGGCAGACAGGGGGACCGTTGCACCGACCCCGGCTGCTACAACGCAAAACTCGCGGCGCACGTAGCAAAGACCGTTGCCGCCAAACCGCAGCTTGTACAGATCAGCACGGCCTACGGCGGGCAGAAGGAAGGCAGCCCGGTTCTGCCCCGCAACAAGTACACTGCGATTCGTGACGACAAGCCAGAGTCGAAGGACGAGGCGAAGCGTCCCGAGTTCAAGGTGTGCAAGTTCACCGCTGACGCCATCATCACCGAAGGCAGCGGCGTGGGCACTATCCAGAAGGTGTGCGCCAATCCCGCCTGCCCCGTTCATCACCCGAAAAAGCAAACCAGCGCGGGGGGTGGCAGCGATGCGCAGTGGAAGGCAGAGCAGGAGAAGCGGCGCAGGGAAGAAGCTATCGCCAACGCAACCGGCTTGCGCGTTCTCTCTGCGATCAGCGCAGCGGTCCCGGTGCGGTTGATGAAACGCGACCTGCTGTTTGTGGCGGAACGTCTGGTAAACCTGCTGGACGAAAACCGCGCCTCAATCCTTGCCAAGCAGCACGGCATCAAGAAGGCCAAAGACAACGACTCCATCGGCAAGCTGTTCGCGGCCTTTCTTCGCCGCGCTGACGAGGGCACGTTGGGCCGCGCCATGGTCGAGGCAGTCATCTTGCTCACAGCCTCACGTGGGAACGCAGCGCACGTTCTGCGCGAAGCCGCCGAGGTTTACAAGGTGGACGTGGCCGCAATCACGGCCACGGTCAAGCAGGAGTTCGCCGCCAAGGAAAAAGCTAAAACCGCGAAGAAGGCTGCGCCCAAGCCACCTGCGAAGGCACCAGCAAAGACCGCGAAAAGAGCGGCGGCGTAA
- a CDS encoding nuclear transport factor 2 family protein — MNIQVHQPALATLAQFYEAETAYLASEARDFSEIAVTLDPECVIYQPASLPYGGEWRGHSGFEAWMKAFAQQWSSLEVKDAELYPNGDVIVSKSHVYAVAKTTGHAVDWPLLQFFRMRQKKIIELRPFYWDTAALLAALTH, encoded by the coding sequence ATGAACATCCAAGTGCATCAACCTGCGCTCGCGACCCTGGCACAATTTTACGAGGCAGAGACTGCTTACCTTGCCTCGGAAGCCAGAGACTTTTCAGAAATCGCGGTTACGCTTGATCCGGAGTGCGTCATCTACCAGCCAGCATCCCTACCTTACGGCGGAGAGTGGCGAGGGCACAGTGGCTTCGAAGCATGGATGAAGGCCTTCGCGCAGCAGTGGTCTTCTTTGGAGGTTAAGGATGCGGAACTCTACCCCAACGGCGACGTCATCGTGAGCAAGTCACACGTCTATGCCGTCGCTAAAACCACAGGACATGCCGTGGACTGGCCACTGTTGCAGTTTTTCAGGATGCGCCAGAAGAAAATCATCGAATTGCGCCCCTTCTATTGGGATACCGCTGCCCTGCTTGCGGCACTCACTCACTAA
- a CDS encoding nuclear transport factor 2 family protein, with protein sequence MNVQSFPIELTPKEVLLRFYEAEANYMRAFAENGTASFEEMKKTMAPDVVLHQSPDLPFGGEYIGHGGYEQWAMAMRSIFDRLEVTEREFFEQGEKIIVICRFITRSRINGSVQDFPMAQAVTVRDGKIIDFRPFYWNVPAYVAATER encoded by the coding sequence ATGAACGTGCAATCATTCCCGATTGAATTAACACCAAAGGAAGTTCTGCTTCGCTTTTATGAGGCTGAAGCAAACTACATGAGGGCCTTTGCAGAGAACGGCACAGCCAGCTTTGAAGAGATGAAAAAGACCATGGCCCCCGACGTAGTGCTGCATCAGTCACCAGACCTTCCCTTCGGGGGAGAGTACATCGGCCACGGAGGATATGAGCAATGGGCAATGGCGATGAGATCGATCTTCGATAGGCTTGAGGTTACAGAGCGGGAGTTCTTCGAGCAGGGCGAGAAGATCATCGTGATATGCCGCTTCATCACCCGTTCCCGGATCAATGGCTCTGTTCAAGACTTTCCCATGGCACAGGCTGTAACTGTTCGCGATGGAAAAATCATCGATTTTCGTCCGTTCTACTGGAATGTTCCTGCATATGTCGCTGCCACTGAGCGATAA
- a CDS encoding MFS transporter has protein sequence MTAKGQTDSQPVAGLLALAMTGFIAILTETMPAGLLPQIGAGLHVSPALAGQMVSLYAVGSLVAAIPVTAALQGWRRRPRLLLAVLGFLIFNTITALSSSYPLTLVSRFLAGVAAGLGWGIIPGYARLMASGENKGRSMAIAMVGTPLALALGVPAGTFVGKLVTWRTTFLIMSCLALVLIFWILLKVPNYSGRTEEKELSVGQVILTPGVRPILAVIFFWMVAHNILYTYASQFVAQANLGSHIDVVLLVFGMTSLAGIWIIGLLVDRWLRPLVLLSIGGFMMASLCVGIAGRIPIVVYASVTLWGLTFGGAATLLQTALADAAGDGVDLAQALNTTTWNLAIAGGGMIGGALIATAGVDSFAWVSLALLTIALLLAWKAKANGFPVSASNNTAMTIERTKDERAIIPD, from the coding sequence ATGACCGCTAAAGGGCAAACCGACTCACAGCCGGTCGCTGGACTGCTTGCGCTGGCCATGACAGGGTTCATAGCGATTCTCACCGAAACCATGCCAGCCGGGCTTTTGCCACAGATTGGCGCAGGGTTGCATGTATCACCCGCACTGGCTGGTCAGATGGTGAGTCTCTATGCTGTCGGCTCACTCGTCGCGGCTATTCCCGTTACAGCGGCTCTGCAAGGTTGGCGGCGACGTCCTAGGTTACTGCTCGCGGTGCTTGGATTCCTGATCTTCAACACTATCACCGCCCTATCTTCAAGCTACCCCTTGACGCTCGTCTCACGTTTTCTAGCTGGCGTCGCCGCTGGCCTTGGATGGGGGATTATTCCCGGCTATGCGCGCCTCATGGCTTCGGGTGAGAACAAGGGGAGAAGCATGGCGATTGCAATGGTGGGAACACCCCTTGCGCTCGCACTTGGAGTGCCTGCGGGCACATTCGTCGGCAAACTCGTGACCTGGCGTACAACGTTCTTGATCATGTCGTGCCTCGCGCTTGTTCTGATTTTCTGGATATTGCTAAAGGTACCCAACTATTCGGGTCGGACTGAGGAAAAGGAGCTTTCGGTCGGGCAGGTAATTCTCACCCCTGGTGTTCGACCTATCCTGGCTGTCATCTTCTTTTGGATGGTTGCTCACAACATTCTCTACACCTATGCCTCTCAGTTTGTGGCTCAGGCAAACCTTGGAAGTCATATCGATGTCGTGCTTTTGGTCTTCGGGATGACTTCTCTCGCGGGCATTTGGATCATCGGTTTACTCGTCGACCGCTGGTTGCGACCGCTCGTTTTGCTGAGCATTGGTGGTTTTATGATGGCATCGCTGTGTGTTGGCATCGCAGGACGAATTCCTATTGTCGTGTATGCATCGGTAACCCTTTGGGGGCTCACATTCGGAGGCGCCGCAACTCTGCTTCAGACAGCACTGGCAGATGCGGCGGGAGATGGCGTCGATCTTGCGCAAGCATTGAACACGACCACCTGGAATCTTGCTATCGCTGGAGGAGGGATGATTGGAGGTGCTCTGATCGCAACAGCGGGCGTCGATTCGTTTGCGTGGGTATCACTCGCACTCTTAACCATCGCTCTCTTGCTCGCCTGGAAGGCAAAGGCGAACGGATTTCCAGTTTCTGCTTCCAACAACACCGCCATGACAATCGAAAGGACCAAAGATGAACGTGCAATCATTCCCGATTGA
- a CDS encoding glucose 1-dehydrogenase, with amino-acid sequence MGKLTGRIAVVTGASKGIGASIAEHLAAEGAAIIVNYASSRSDAEAVVARIVAQGGQAITVQADVSKQDEIGRLFSETKRIYGKLDILINNAGIYEYQPLGAITPQHFHKQFDLNVLGLLLTTQEAVKSMGTQGGSIVNVSSIVGRMPLPKASVYSATKAAVDAITVSLATELGPKRIRVNSINPGMVETEGLHSAGFAGGDFQRQIEASTPLGRIARPEDIATAAVFLALDDAGWVTGQTLILAGGARH; translated from the coding sequence TTGGGCAAACTAACAGGTAGGATTGCTGTCGTTACGGGCGCTTCCAAGGGGATTGGAGCATCCATAGCCGAGCATCTGGCGGCGGAGGGCGCCGCGATCATAGTCAATTATGCGAGCAGCCGGAGCGACGCAGAGGCCGTAGTTGCGCGCATCGTCGCTCAAGGTGGACAAGCTATCACGGTTCAGGCGGACGTGTCCAAGCAGGACGAGATAGGAAGGCTATTCTCTGAGACGAAGCGGATATACGGAAAGCTCGACATTCTGATCAACAACGCGGGTATCTACGAGTACCAACCGCTGGGAGCAATCACGCCCCAACACTTTCACAAGCAGTTCGACTTGAACGTTCTGGGCCTTCTGCTTACGACGCAAGAGGCAGTGAAGTCGATGGGAACTCAGGGAGGATCTATTGTCAACGTTAGCTCGATCGTAGGGCGGATGCCGTTACCAAAGGCTTCCGTCTACAGCGCAACCAAAGCCGCCGTTGACGCCATTACAGTCTCGCTCGCGACGGAATTGGGTCCCAAGCGCATCCGGGTGAACTCCATAAACCCGGGCATGGTAGAAACCGAAGGATTGCACAGCGCCGGCTTCGCGGGCGGAGATTTCCAAAGGCAGATCGAAGCGTCGACGCCACTGGGGCGCATCGCCCGTCCGGAAGATATCGCAACTGCAGCAGTGTTTCTAGCTTTAGATGATGCGGGGTGGGTTACCGGACAAACGCTCATTCTGGCCGGCGGAGCGCGTCACTGA
- a CDS encoding TetR/AcrR family transcriptional regulator: MSEKANLQTERSTNTDNQTANRGRGRPREFDREQGLRKAMQVFWSLGYEATSMADLRAALGINQASLYAAYGNKEELFREVVTLYLKTDGVATARALASDLSTRDAIHAMLQDGVDMFTANNTPRGCLLVLSTINCTAENRSIQDYLSSLRKQTRVDIEARLRRGQREGDIAKNAPIKAIAAFYTTVLHGLSIQARDGGSRKTLTEVVNTSMSVWNHLTSGS; encoded by the coding sequence ATGAGCGAAAAAGCAAATTTACAGACTGAACGATCCACTAATACCGATAATCAAACGGCAAATCGTGGGCGCGGTCGGCCGCGTGAATTCGATCGGGAGCAAGGCTTGAGGAAGGCGATGCAGGTCTTCTGGTCCCTGGGCTATGAAGCTACCTCCATGGCAGACCTTCGAGCAGCCCTTGGAATCAATCAAGCGAGTCTTTATGCTGCGTACGGCAATAAAGAGGAATTGTTTCGTGAGGTTGTCACTCTCTACTTGAAAACCGACGGAGTTGCAACGGCGCGCGCACTCGCCAGTGACCTGTCCACGCGCGATGCAATCCACGCCATGCTCCAAGATGGAGTCGATATGTTCACGGCCAACAACACGCCGCGCGGCTGTCTTCTAGTTCTGAGCACAATCAATTGCACGGCGGAGAACAGAAGTATACAGGATTATCTGTCTTCTTTGCGAAAACAGACCCGCGTAGACATTGAGGCTCGTCTACGGCGTGGTCAACGTGAGGGGGACATAGCCAAAAACGCGCCGATCAAAGCAATCGCCGCTTTTTACACAACCGTACTTCACGGCCTATCCATTCAGGCAAGGGACGGCGGTTCACGCAAGACTTTGACAGAGGTCGTGAACACTTCTATGAGCGTGTGGAACCACTTGACCAGCGGTAGCTGA
- a CDS encoding LysR family transcriptional regulator → MVLPEIRLLQAAIVLAEELNFSRAAERLRIDQSTLSKRIMELESLVGSRLFNRNHQLVELTDAGRHFVQEARNALLHAERAVLSATAASRGAEEVLNLGKSAYTDPFLVTTLQSIQLPLYPGLKVKLWSNYSQELARMVATGKLDMALVTAIPDTPTLSFLTVAEVPLYIALSQEDSLAERKELRLEDLQACEWILLASYVNPHVFEMIQKAASEKGITASDLHYVMTAEEASELVLAHRGLAFLPRDAAWRIASESVTMRPLVEDRLRLVTRLATRSDNKTRLVSEFVRAAGRKLKTTLPSQQGRLPLAG, encoded by the coding sequence ATGGTGCTACCTGAAATCCGATTGCTTCAGGCCGCGATAGTTTTAGCGGAAGAACTCAACTTCTCCCGTGCAGCCGAACGGCTGCGCATCGATCAATCGACACTGAGCAAGCGAATCATGGAATTAGAAAGCCTGGTCGGGTCACGCCTGTTCAATCGCAATCACCAACTTGTCGAATTGACCGACGCCGGTCGCCATTTTGTGCAAGAAGCGCGCAATGCGCTGCTTCACGCTGAACGCGCTGTTTTGAGCGCCACGGCGGCATCGCGCGGAGCCGAAGAGGTTCTCAATCTCGGGAAGTCGGCTTACACCGATCCGTTTCTGGTTACGACCCTCCAGTCGATTCAGCTTCCTCTCTATCCTGGCCTGAAAGTGAAACTGTGGAGTAACTATTCGCAAGAACTCGCACGCATGGTTGCAACAGGGAAATTGGACATGGCATTGGTTACTGCCATTCCAGACACGCCTACTCTCAGCTTCCTAACAGTCGCGGAAGTTCCACTCTACATTGCCCTGTCCCAAGAGGACTCCCTTGCGGAGCGCAAAGAACTGCGCTTGGAAGATTTACAAGCCTGCGAGTGGATTCTCCTCGCGTCCTATGTCAACCCGCATGTTTTCGAGATGATCCAAAAAGCTGCTTCCGAAAAAGGGATTACTGCTTCGGACCTGCATTACGTCATGACCGCAGAGGAAGCGTCGGAACTGGTGCTGGCGCATAGGGGATTGGCATTCCTGCCCCGCGATGCAGCTTGGCGAATTGCGTCCGAGAGCGTTACGATGCGGCCACTCGTGGAGGATCGACTAAGACTTGTTACCCGCCTTGCGACGCGATCTGACAACAAGACCCGGCTCGTAAGCGAATTTGTCCGCGCTGCAGGACGCAAGTTGAAGACCACCCTTCCATCTCAGCAAGGCCGCTTGCCTCTAGCTGGATGA
- a CDS encoding helix-turn-helix domain-containing protein → MGSMSTTMQEAVELLLTAEEVALMLKVSKDWVWDHSSRRLPYLPVIRMSDGALRYRASGIEEFLKERERASHLRRKHR, encoded by the coding sequence ATGGGGTCCATGTCAACAACGATGCAAGAGGCAGTCGAACTGCTGCTGACCGCCGAGGAGGTCGCCCTCATGCTGAAGGTCAGCAAGGATTGGGTCTGGGATCACTCCTCGCGGAGACTGCCTTATTTACCGGTTATCCGTATGAGCGACGGTGCCCTGCGCTATCGCGCAAGCGGGATCGAAGAATTCCTGAAAGAGCGGGAACGGGCCTCTCATTTACGGCGCAAACACCGGTAA
- a CDS encoding site-specific integrase, translating into MGISHQKGWVRLRGKKWYGYFRRTELDPETKQSKLNVVQVILGQKPEMSKYEAREKLEREIAKLGGQSVGDQSVVNGSVTFEWFVNNRYLPVKEADWREETAKVKKHLIQADLVDTFGDARLENIDKFSLQTHLNRLAQTRSRDRVLQVRAYMQAIFAEAVDQDFIGKDPARTIKVPAHLKETDKTVLSWDQLRAVLSRLERRDQILLELEMTNALRPSELFGLKWKCFDASASSIKIEETTYKGKIRSWGKTKGSLTTIPIASDLAEELQAWREQCREEQRRKKHWHGPTADDPEGFIFPGRNGGFIDSGNYRKRVLHRFAQELELPKLTFQVIRRTVATLARKKGDIKDVQGVLRHSRTATTTDVYMQELPEGVRATVNSIHQELTRKGGGTGDGGPGPSRPSVKRAKVLSFSTRKPVRQAAVEKGKSKAVFAGR; encoded by the coding sequence ATGGGAATCTCACACCAGAAAGGATGGGTCCGTCTTCGCGGCAAGAAGTGGTATGGATACTTCCGCAGAACGGAGTTGGACCCTGAAACGAAGCAATCGAAACTCAATGTCGTGCAGGTCATCCTTGGGCAGAAACCAGAGATGTCGAAGTACGAGGCCAGGGAGAAACTGGAGCGCGAGATTGCCAAACTTGGCGGCCAATCGGTAGGCGATCAATCCGTTGTTAACGGCTCGGTCACTTTCGAGTGGTTCGTCAACAACCGCTACCTGCCAGTGAAAGAGGCGGACTGGAGAGAGGAGACGGCCAAGGTGAAAAAACACCTGATTCAAGCTGATCTCGTCGATACTTTCGGGGACGCGCGCCTTGAAAACATCGACAAATTCTCTCTGCAGACGCATCTCAATCGGCTGGCTCAAACCCGTTCGCGTGACCGCGTGTTGCAAGTCCGGGCGTATATGCAGGCCATCTTTGCCGAAGCTGTTGACCAGGATTTCATCGGAAAAGACCCAGCACGTACGATCAAGGTTCCGGCGCATCTGAAAGAGACCGACAAGACCGTGCTGAGCTGGGATCAGTTGCGGGCTGTCTTGTCCAGGCTCGAACGCCGTGACCAGATTTTGCTTGAACTCGAAATGACCAATGCGCTCCGGCCCAGTGAATTGTTCGGGCTGAAGTGGAAGTGCTTCGATGCGTCAGCTTCCTCGATCAAGATTGAAGAAACCACCTACAAAGGGAAGATTCGTTCTTGGGGCAAGACCAAGGGAAGTCTGACGACGATCCCGATTGCCTCCGACTTAGCGGAGGAACTCCAGGCATGGCGTGAGCAGTGCCGGGAGGAGCAGCGGCGAAAGAAGCATTGGCATGGACCTACCGCAGATGATCCCGAGGGGTTCATCTTTCCGGGACGTAACGGCGGGTTCATCGATTCGGGCAACTACCGGAAGCGCGTACTGCACAGGTTCGCCCAGGAACTGGAGTTGCCGAAACTGACATTCCAGGTGATTCGGCGCACGGTTGCCACATTGGCGCGGAAGAAAGGCGACATAAAGGATGTGCAGGGAGTGTTGCGCCACTCGCGAACGGCCACAACGACGGATGTCTATATGCAGGAACTTCCAGAGGGTGTACGGGCGACGGTGAACTCCATTCACCAGGAACTGACGCGGAAAGGCGGCGGGACTGGCGATGGGGGACCGGGACCTTCAAGACCGTCTGTGAAGAGGGCCAAGGTTCTGAGCTTCAGTACGAGGAAGCCGGTACGGCAAGCTGCTGTAGAAAAGGGAAAGAGCAAAGCAGTTTTTGCAGGCCGTTGA